A stretch of the Acyrthosiphon pisum isolate AL4f chromosome A2, pea_aphid_22Mar2018_4r6ur, whole genome shotgun sequence genome encodes the following:
- the LOC100159561 gene encoding GRIP and coiled-coil domain-containing protein 1 isoform X1 encodes MDQKENNSESSKSEQSELEKYKKNLHNLVVAYKKLTLEKKALEDTLKASSNYDKEDASETDTSEVSNDSQQSRFINLVNTITCLQREKNEAEEIAADEKQRLQNKIYELEKLVKELNNKMDTLKKLQRLEMENIKAKFNKERLQREKEFNDHGVMMRELQKLMAEERRQKEQSESLADSLQKEVVHVHRENENLKKAAQDMEEELKDIKQKLKYREEETSGMLSQLRHEVKAVRQNHSIAISQEQQRATDAENRARELAIAHEARVSNLETRLTELSNSIGVYDKIRNQDELTIQSLKEQIQKLERENENENDEEYTVSEIVEKFKHFKTLLLNLANTSEVPLNIEDIILKDFDLNIYDYKMKHNEHSDQQEENNLSFKQDNSVLLNQVKSLKQHVNTLQFEQDQLERKYKEKLEEDNEENNCWKEKYMTNDLEWRKRTSILEQQLLRQRDKAQELVLEKELELNTLREALHSTKYNRKTSHSSTGSRKEFQEYLDEESNKKGSHLLHYAHELALKDMEISKFRKSKSKIESKYRDLQKSTADMQQQYKADVDKLNQQLIRLESCKSREGANLEYLKNVTLSYFLTADDKIRKHMVNAIAAVLKFSDSEAEKAIKSLSHGK; translated from the exons ATGGATCAGAAGGAAAATAACAGTGAATCGTCGAAAAGTGAACAGTCCGaattagaaaaatacaaaaagaacTTGCAca ATTTGGTAGTTGCGTATAAGAAATTGACATTAGAAAAAAAAGCGTTGGAAGACACATTGAAGGCATCCTCTAACTATGACAAAGAAGATGCATCGGAGACTGATACTTCTgag GTGTCTAATGATTCTCAACAGTCGCGATTTATCAATTTAGTTAATACCATAACTTGTTTACAACGAGAAAAAAATGAAGCTGAAGAAATTGCAGCTGATGAAAAACAACGCcttcagaataaaatatatgag cttGAAAAATTGGTTAAAGAATTGAACAATAAAATGGATACACTAAAAAAACTTCAAAGATTGGAGATGGAAAATATCAAAGCAAAGTTTAACAAAGAGCGATTACAACGAGAAAAAGAATTTAATGACCATGGAGTTATGATGAgagaattacaaaaattaatggcTGAAGAACGTAGGCAAAAGGAACAATCTGAATCGTTAGCAGATAGCTTACAAAAAGAAGTTGTACATGTGCACAGAgaaaatgaaaacttaaaaaaagcaGCTCAAGATATGGAGGAGGAACTAAAagacattaaacaaaaattaaagtataggGAAGAGGAAACATCTGGTATGTTATCTCAGTTACGGCATGAAGTTAAAGCAGTGAGACAGAACCATTCAATTGCCATTTCTCAA gaacAACAAAGAGCAACAGACGCAGAAAATCGAGCCAGGGAACTTGCAATTGCACATGAAGCGAGAGTCTCAAATCTAGAAACACGTTTGACAGAACTTTCAAACTCAATTGGTGTTTATGATAAGATTAGAAATCAAGATGAACTGACGATACAATCATTAAag gaacaaatacaaaaattagaaagagaaaatgaaaatgaaaatgatgaaGAGTACACTGTATCTGAAATAGTTGAAAAATTCAAACACTTCAAAactcttttattaaatttagccAATACATCAGAAGTTCCTTTAAATATtgaag atataatattaaaagattttGATCTTAATATTTAcgattataaaatgaaacacAATGAACATTCAGATCAACaagaagaaaataatttgtctttCAAGCAAGATAATTCAGTTTTATTGAAtcaagttaaaagtttaaaacaacaTGTAAATACACTACAATTTGAACAAGATCAGCTGGAACGcaaatacaaagaaaaattagAAGAAGATAATGAA GAAAATAATTGTTGGAAGGAAAAATATATGACAAATGATTTGGAATGGCGTAAACGGACATCAATTCTAGAACAGCAATTATTGAGGCAACGTGATAAAGCACAAGAACTTGTGTTAGAAAAAGAACTGGAACTAAATACTCTACGTGAAGCTCTacattctacaaaatataatagaaaaacatCCCATTCCTCAACTGGTTCGAGAAAAGAG TTCCAGGAATATTTGGATGAAGAATCTAACAAAAAAGGATCTCATCTGCTTCATTATGCACATGAATTAGCTCTGAAAGATATGGAGATATCCAAATTTAGAAAGTCCAAGTCTAAAATAGAATCTAAGTACAGAGACTTACAGAAAAGTACAGCTGATATGCAGCAGCAGTATAAAGCAGATGTCGATAAACTAAACCAAcagttaattag gctTGAATCATGCAAATCTAGAGAAGGTGCTAATTTAGAATATCTGAAAAATGTGACATTGAGTTATTTCCTTACGGCTGATGATAAAATTCGAAAACATATGGTAAATGCAATAGCagcagttttaaaattttctgaTAGTGAAGCAGAGAAGGCTATTAAAAGTCTATCACATggcaaataa
- the LOC100159561 gene encoding GRIP and coiled-coil domain-containing protein 1 isoform X2 yields the protein MDQKENNSESSKSEQSELEKYKKNLHNLVVAYKKLTLEKKALEDTLKASSNYDKEDASETDTSEVSNDSQQSRFINLVNTITCLQREKNEAEEIAADEKQRLQNKIYELEKLVKELNNKMDTLKKLQRLEMENIKAKFNKERLQREKEFNDHGVMMRELQKLMAEERRQKEQSESLADSLQKEVVHVHRENENLKKAAQDMEEELKDIKQKLKYREEETSGMLSQLRHEVKAVRQNHSIAISQEQQRATDAENRARELAIAHEARVSNLETRLTELSNSIGVYDKIRNQDELTIQSLKEQIQKLERENENENDEEYTVSEIVEKFKHFKTLLLNLANTSEVPLNIEDIILKDFDLNIYDYKMKHNEHSDQQEENNLSFKQDNSVLLNQVKSLKQHVNTLQFEQDQLERKYKEKLEEDNEENNCWKEKYMTNDLEWRKRTSILEQQLLRQRDKAQELVLEKELELNTLREALHSTKYNRKTSHSSTGSRKEEYLDEESNKKGSHLLHYAHELALKDMEISKFRKSKSKIESKYRDLQKSTADMQQQYKADVDKLNQQLIRLESCKSREGANLEYLKNVTLSYFLTADDKIRKHMVNAIAAVLKFSDSEAEKAIKSLSHGK from the exons ATGGATCAGAAGGAAAATAACAGTGAATCGTCGAAAAGTGAACAGTCCGaattagaaaaatacaaaaagaacTTGCAca ATTTGGTAGTTGCGTATAAGAAATTGACATTAGAAAAAAAAGCGTTGGAAGACACATTGAAGGCATCCTCTAACTATGACAAAGAAGATGCATCGGAGACTGATACTTCTgag GTGTCTAATGATTCTCAACAGTCGCGATTTATCAATTTAGTTAATACCATAACTTGTTTACAACGAGAAAAAAATGAAGCTGAAGAAATTGCAGCTGATGAAAAACAACGCcttcagaataaaatatatgag cttGAAAAATTGGTTAAAGAATTGAACAATAAAATGGATACACTAAAAAAACTTCAAAGATTGGAGATGGAAAATATCAAAGCAAAGTTTAACAAAGAGCGATTACAACGAGAAAAAGAATTTAATGACCATGGAGTTATGATGAgagaattacaaaaattaatggcTGAAGAACGTAGGCAAAAGGAACAATCTGAATCGTTAGCAGATAGCTTACAAAAAGAAGTTGTACATGTGCACAGAgaaaatgaaaacttaaaaaaagcaGCTCAAGATATGGAGGAGGAACTAAAagacattaaacaaaaattaaagtataggGAAGAGGAAACATCTGGTATGTTATCTCAGTTACGGCATGAAGTTAAAGCAGTGAGACAGAACCATTCAATTGCCATTTCTCAA gaacAACAAAGAGCAACAGACGCAGAAAATCGAGCCAGGGAACTTGCAATTGCACATGAAGCGAGAGTCTCAAATCTAGAAACACGTTTGACAGAACTTTCAAACTCAATTGGTGTTTATGATAAGATTAGAAATCAAGATGAACTGACGATACAATCATTAAag gaacaaatacaaaaattagaaagagaaaatgaaaatgaaaatgatgaaGAGTACACTGTATCTGAAATAGTTGAAAAATTCAAACACTTCAAAactcttttattaaatttagccAATACATCAGAAGTTCCTTTAAATATtgaag atataatattaaaagattttGATCTTAATATTTAcgattataaaatgaaacacAATGAACATTCAGATCAACaagaagaaaataatttgtctttCAAGCAAGATAATTCAGTTTTATTGAAtcaagttaaaagtttaaaacaacaTGTAAATACACTACAATTTGAACAAGATCAGCTGGAACGcaaatacaaagaaaaattagAAGAAGATAATGAA GAAAATAATTGTTGGAAGGAAAAATATATGACAAATGATTTGGAATGGCGTAAACGGACATCAATTCTAGAACAGCAATTATTGAGGCAACGTGATAAAGCACAAGAACTTGTGTTAGAAAAAGAACTGGAACTAAATACTCTACGTGAAGCTCTacattctacaaaatataatagaaaaacatCCCATTCCTCAACTGGTTCGAGAAAAGAG GAATATTTGGATGAAGAATCTAACAAAAAAGGATCTCATCTGCTTCATTATGCACATGAATTAGCTCTGAAAGATATGGAGATATCCAAATTTAGAAAGTCCAAGTCTAAAATAGAATCTAAGTACAGAGACTTACAGAAAAGTACAGCTGATATGCAGCAGCAGTATAAAGCAGATGTCGATAAACTAAACCAAcagttaattag gctTGAATCATGCAAATCTAGAGAAGGTGCTAATTTAGAATATCTGAAAAATGTGACATTGAGTTATTTCCTTACGGCTGATGATAAAATTCGAAAACATATGGTAAATGCAATAGCagcagttttaaaattttctgaTAGTGAAGCAGAGAAGGCTATTAAAAGTCTATCACATggcaaataa